The Deltaproteobacteria bacterium region GGAGCCCGCTCGGACCAGTTCTCTCCGAGGCTCCAGCGAGCCGCCCGAACCGATGCACGGCGCGCCGCGTCGAAAAATCGCTCGATGGTGCTCATGTCGCGCACTCCACGAGATGACACGCGGCGGTGCGTCCGGCGCCGATGCCGCGCATCGTCGGCTCCTCGTTTCGGCATCGTTCGATCGCGTCGCGGCATCGTGGATGAAACCGGCAGCCGGGCGGATGATTCGTCGGCGGATGCACCTGACCGGGGATCGTCGCGGACACGCGCCCCGCGTCGAGCGCGCGCAACGCGGTGAGCAGGCCACGCGTGTATGGATGCGCCGGCGCGCCGAGCACGTCCGCTGCCGTCCCTTCCTCGATGATTTTCCCCGCGTACATGACCGCGACACGGTCGCACACCCGCGCCACCACGCCCAGGTCGTGGCTGATGAGCAGCAGCGACATGCCGGTCTCGCGCACGAGATCGTCGAGCAGATCGAGCACGCCCGCCTGCACGGTGACGTCGAGCGCGGTGGTCGGCTCGTCGGCGATCAGCAGGCGCGGCGACGCGGCGATCGCCATGGCGATCAGCGCCCGCTGGCGCATGCCGCCCGAGAGCTGCCACGGATACGACGTGGCCGCGCGCTCGGGCTCCGGC contains the following coding sequences:
- a CDS encoding ABC transporter ATP-binding protein yields the protein MNPPDPILPSSPLLDIRDLCVHIPTPGGLARAVDGVDLRLSSGERLGLVGESGCGKSLTARAAIGLLPHGARVTGRVSFDGRDTVSMPEPERRALRGSGIAMVFQDPMTYLNPVFTVGNQIAEALPGSIATSERRVRVVELLRRVRLPEPERAATSYPWQLSGGMRQRALIAMAIAASPRLLIADEPTTALDVTVQAGVLDLLDDLVRETGMSLLLISHDLGVVARVCDRVAVMYAGKIIEEGTAADVLGAPAHPYTRGLLTALRALDAGRVSATIPGQVHPPTNHPPGCRFHPRCRDAIERCRNEEPTMRGIGAGRTAACHLVECAT